One genomic region from Prunus persica cultivar Lovell chromosome G3, Prunus_persica_NCBIv2, whole genome shotgun sequence encodes:
- the LOC18782223 gene encoding uncharacterized protein LOC18782223, with translation MPNWELKSCCKHDQVVFLATIGVFTVVILALWRTIILTPFKLITVFLHEASHAIACILTCGKVEGIQVHANEGGVTQTRGGIYCLILPAGYLGSSFWGMALILASTNLLTARIAAGCLGVALLVVLFVAKNWTLRGLCIGFIVFLAIIWVLQETTKVRILRYVILFIGVMNSLFSVYDIYDDLISRRVNSSDAEKFAEVCPCPCNGVGWGVIWGLISFIFLSASVYLGLVILS, from the exons ATGCCCAATTGGGAGCTGAAGAGTTGTTGCAAGCATGACCAGGTCGTATTCTTAGCGACTATTGGAGTCTTCACCGTTGTGATCCTCGCG CTGTGGAGGACAATAATACTCACACCTTTTAAGCTCATCACGGTGTTCTTGCATGAAGCAAGCCATGCAATTGCTTGCATACTCACATGTGGCAAG GTGGAAGGTATCCAGGTTCACGCAAATGAGGGTGGGGTCACACAAACACGTGGCGGTATATATTGTTTGATCTTACCTGCAGGAT ATCTAGGTTCATCATTTTGGGGAATGGCTTTGATACTTGCTTCCACAAATCTCCTAACTGCTCGAATTGCTGCTGGTTGTTTGGGTGTTGCTCTGCTTGTTGTGCTTTTTGTGGCAAAAAAT TGGACACTTCGGGGACTTTGTATTG GATTCATTGTATTCCTTGCTATAATTTGGGTTCTGCAAGAAACAACAAAAGTCCGTATTCTTCGCTACGTTATTCTCTTTATTG GTGTGATGAACAGTTTGTTTTCAGTTTACG atATTTATGATGATTTAATATCTAGAAGAGTCAACTCCAGTGATGCTGAGAAGTTTGCAGAAGTTTGCCCCTGCCCCTGTAATGGGGTTGGATGGGGAGTGATATG GGGACTGATATcatttatctttctttctGCGTCGGTGTACCTAGGGCTCGTCATTTTATCCTGA